Proteins encoded together in one Terriglobales bacterium window:
- the cutA gene encoding divalent-cation tolerance protein CutA produces the protein MTDKRIVLTTAGTKEEAQKIAHGLVEARLAACVNIVGPMESVYRWKNKVESSAEFLLVIKTTAAAFEAVRAAIKKLHSYELPECVMLDIEDGSNEYLAWIADSVGPGT, from the coding sequence ATGACCGATAAGCGAATCGTGCTGACGACAGCGGGAACGAAGGAAGAAGCGCAGAAGATCGCGCATGGCTTGGTCGAGGCGCGTCTGGCGGCGTGCGTGAACATCGTAGGGCCGATGGAATCGGTGTATCGCTGGAAGAACAAGGTGGAATCGAGCGCTGAGTTCCTGCTGGTCATCAAGACTACGGCCGCGGCGTTCGAAGCGGTGCGAGCCGCCATCAAGAAGCTGCACTCCTATGAGCTGCCGGAGTGCGTCATGCTGGACATCGAGGACGGAAGCAACGAGTACCTGGCGTGGATAGCGGATTCAGTGGGACCGGGAACGTAG
- a CDS encoding PLP-dependent aspartate aminotransferase family protein, whose protein sequence is MKLPGFSTRAIHDGQEPDPSTGAVVVPIFATSTYVQEGIGKHKGYEYARVSNPTRTRLEQNLASLEGGRSAHVFSSGMAAIHAMCTTLQAGDHVICSHNVYGGVPRLFNQVLAKFGLQFTYVDTSDSTAVEHAIRPSTRIVYVETPTNPLMSISDIRAISRITRRHGVELVVDNTFMSPYFQQPIALGADMTIHSTTKFLNGHSDGLGGVIVCTRADQAEKFAFLQKSAGAILSPFECWLVLRGVKTLAVRMERHDYNGRRVAAFLDRHRKVKAVYYPGLPHHAQHKLAKRQMSGFGSMITFDLGSLAAAKRMLRKVRVCSLGESLGGVETLISHPATMTHAALGPAGRKAIGLTDGMVRISVGIEDVEDIIADLDKALKAV, encoded by the coding sequence ATGAAACTGCCCGGATTTTCCACTCGCGCCATCCACGACGGCCAGGAGCCCGATCCCTCTACGGGTGCGGTCGTAGTTCCCATCTTTGCCACTTCTACCTATGTGCAAGAGGGCATCGGCAAGCACAAAGGATACGAGTATGCGCGGGTGTCCAATCCCACCCGCACCCGGCTGGAGCAGAACCTGGCGTCGCTCGAGGGCGGACGCTCGGCGCACGTCTTCTCCAGCGGCATGGCCGCCATCCATGCCATGTGCACGACGCTCCAGGCCGGCGACCACGTCATCTGCTCGCACAACGTCTATGGCGGCGTGCCCCGCCTGTTCAACCAGGTGCTGGCGAAATTCGGGCTGCAGTTCACCTATGTGGATACCTCCGATTCAACCGCGGTCGAGCACGCCATTCGACCCAGCACAAGGATCGTTTACGTCGAAACTCCGACCAACCCCCTGATGTCGATTTCCGACATCCGCGCCATCAGCCGCATCACGCGGCGCCACGGCGTCGAGCTGGTGGTGGATAACACCTTCATGTCGCCCTACTTTCAACAGCCCATCGCTCTCGGCGCCGACATGACCATCCACTCAACGACCAAATTCCTGAACGGGCATAGCGACGGCCTGGGCGGGGTGATCGTGTGCACCCGGGCCGATCAGGCAGAGAAGTTCGCTTTCCTGCAGAAATCGGCGGGTGCGATCCTGTCGCCGTTCGAGTGCTGGCTGGTGCTGCGCGGGGTGAAGACACTGGCCGTGCGCATGGAACGCCATGATTACAACGGCCGTCGCGTGGCCGCTTTCCTTGACCGTCACCGCAAAGTGAAGGCGGTCTACTATCCGGGGCTGCCACACCATGCGCAACACAAGCTGGCAAAGAGGCAGATGTCGGGCTTCGGCTCCATGATCACCTTCGACTTGGGTTCGCTGGCGGCGGCCAAGCGCATGCTCAGAAAGGTTCGAGTGTGCTCGCTGGGCGAATCGCTGGGAGGAGTGGAGACGCTGATCTCCCATCCCGCCACCATGACCCACGCCGCGCTGGGCCCGGCCGGCCGCAAGGCCATCGGGCTGACAGACGGCATGGTGCGCATCTCGGTCGGCATCGAGGATGTGGAAGACATCATTGCGGACCTCGACAAGGCACTGAAAGCCGTGTAG
- the cysK gene encoding cysteine synthase A: MRSVKSAEAQRLRVAEDITELVGETPLLRLRHIAPAGAAALYAKLEYLNPGGSVKDRAAIGIIRRAEEEGRLRPGATIVEATAGNTGIGLALIGIQRGYSVLLFVPEKFSREKVKVMQALGADVRRTPEKEGMQGAIRRAREMAASIPDAFVAAQFSNPANPDFHYETTAREIFEQMQGNIDAVILGAGTGGTFTGVARFLKERLPSVLAVAVESQGSVLGGGPPGEHKVEGIGSSFIPETYDASLADEVMMVHDREAFDMVNRLAREEGVLSGSSGGAAVYAAVEIARRLGEGKRVVTIIPDSAERYLSKNIFEGGI; encoded by the coding sequence ATGAGATCCGTCAAATCCGCGGAAGCGCAGCGCCTGCGCGTGGCCGAGGACATCACGGAATTAGTGGGCGAGACTCCGCTTCTGCGTCTGCGGCACATCGCCCCTGCCGGTGCCGCGGCCCTCTACGCCAAGCTGGAGTACCTGAATCCCGGCGGCAGCGTGAAGGACCGCGCCGCCATCGGCATCATTCGTCGCGCCGAGGAAGAAGGACGCCTGCGCCCCGGTGCCACCATCGTCGAAGCCACCGCGGGCAACACCGGTATCGGGCTGGCGCTGATCGGCATCCAGCGTGGCTACAGCGTGCTGTTGTTCGTGCCCGAAAAGTTCTCCCGGGAAAAAGTGAAGGTCATGCAGGCGCTGGGAGCGGACGTCCGGCGCACACCGGAAAAGGAGGGCATGCAGGGCGCGATCCGTCGCGCCCGGGAGATGGCCGCTTCCATTCCCGATGCGTTCGTTGCCGCCCAGTTTTCCAATCCCGCCAATCCCGACTTCCACTACGAGACCACCGCCCGCGAGATCTTCGAGCAGATGCAGGGCAACATCGACGCGGTCATCCTGGGTGCCGGCACCGGCGGCACGTTTACCGGCGTGGCGCGTTTCCTGAAGGAGCGCTTGCCGAGCGTGCTGGCGGTGGCGGTCGAGAGCCAGGGTTCCGTGCTCGGAGGCGGACCACCCGGCGAGCACAAGGTAGAGGGCATCGGCAGCAGCTTCATCCCCGAGACCTACGACGCCTCGCTTGCCGATGAGGTCATGATGGTTCACGACCGGGAAGCCTTCGATATGGTCAACCGCTTGGCGCGTGAGGAAGGCGTGCTCTCCGGTTCCTCCGGAGGGGCCGCCGTCTACGCCGCGGTCGAGATCGCCCGACGCCTTGGGGAAGGGAAGCGCGTGGTTACCATCATCCCGGATTCCGCCGAACGCTACCTCTCCAAGAATATTTTTGAAGGCGGAATCTGA
- a CDS encoding VWA domain-containing protein, producing MAQQEPPAAPQAPASPSKAQASKQRPRGDDSQFTFRKEVEEVILHATVVDQHQRLVTNLPREAFTVYEDGEPQKVTSFRREDIPVSLGIVIDNSASMMRSRSAVNQAAINLVRASNPQDEVFVVNFADEYYLDQDFTNDIAKLKEALERISSRGGTALYDAVIASADHLKKNAKLGKRVLLVVTDGDDNASMFNLEQAVRRVQDNEGPTVYAIGIFESRGGSKKAKRALKAIAQQTGGLWFFPDDMEEVDTITRNVAHEIRSQYTIGYKPAHPEREGYKSVRVTARAQGFKKLQVRTRSGYYNTPSETGSQP from the coding sequence TTGGCACAGCAGGAACCGCCCGCCGCGCCTCAGGCGCCAGCTTCTCCCTCGAAGGCGCAGGCCTCGAAACAGAGACCCCGAGGCGACGACTCCCAGTTCACGTTCCGCAAGGAGGTAGAAGAAGTCATTCTGCACGCCACCGTAGTGGACCAGCACCAGCGCCTGGTGACCAATCTCCCACGAGAGGCCTTCACGGTCTACGAGGATGGCGAGCCTCAAAAAGTCACCTCCTTCCGTCGCGAAGATATTCCCGTGTCGCTGGGGATCGTGATCGACAATTCGGCCTCAATGATGCGCTCGCGCTCCGCGGTGAATCAGGCGGCCATCAATCTGGTGCGCGCCTCCAACCCCCAGGACGAGGTCTTTGTCGTGAACTTCGCCGACGAGTATTACCTCGACCAGGATTTCACCAACGATATTGCGAAGCTGAAGGAAGCTTTGGAGCGCATTTCGTCCCGCGGAGGGACTGCGCTGTACGACGCGGTGATTGCGTCCGCCGACCATCTGAAGAAGAACGCCAAGTTGGGCAAGCGTGTTCTGCTGGTGGTGACCGACGGCGACGATAACGCCTCCATGTTCAACCTGGAGCAGGCCGTCCGCCGCGTGCAGGACAACGAGGGCCCCACCGTGTATGCCATTGGTATCTTCGAATCGCGGGGAGGCAGCAAGAAGGCCAAACGCGCCCTCAAGGCCATTGCCCAGCAAACCGGCGGCCTTTGGTTTTTTCCCGACGACATGGAAGAAGTGGACACGATCACGCGCAACGTGGCCCACGAGATCCGCAGCCAGTACACCATCGGATATAAACCAGCCCATCCTGAGCGAGAGGGCTACAAGAGCGTCCGGGTCACGGCCCGTGCCCAGGGTTTCAAGAAACTGCAAGTGCGGACTCGCAGCGGGTACTACAACACCCCCTCGGAAACCGGCAGCCAGCCTTGA
- a CDS encoding VWA domain-containing protein, translated as MPLSKTEIPPDPKLKTHGNRSLTVDVDLVLVNVTVTDPMNRLVTGLEKEHFRVFEGNQAQQVRHFSSEDAPISLGVIFDLSGSMSNKIEKAREAVVQFFKTANPQDEFFMVTFADRPEVLAEFTRSVEDMQNKLVFTVPKGRTALLDAIYLGVTKMRDGQYAKKALLIISDGGDNRSRYTEGEIEDMVKEADVQIYAIGIFDLFPTTPEERTGPSTLASISEVTGGRTFTINSPNDLADVATKIGIELRNQYVLGYKPTDASRNGKWRKIKVKLVPPKGLPPLQVYAKSGYYAPSE; from the coding sequence GTGCCGCTCTCTAAAACCGAAATTCCGCCGGACCCCAAGCTGAAAACCCATGGCAACCGGTCCCTTACGGTGGACGTGGACCTCGTACTGGTCAACGTCACCGTCACCGATCCCATGAATCGCTTGGTCACCGGGCTCGAAAAGGAACACTTCCGCGTCTTTGAAGGCAACCAGGCTCAGCAGGTGCGCCACTTTTCCAGTGAGGATGCGCCCATCTCCCTGGGGGTGATCTTCGACCTCAGCGGTTCCATGTCCAACAAGATCGAGAAGGCTCGCGAAGCGGTGGTGCAGTTCTTCAAGACCGCCAATCCCCAGGACGAGTTCTTCATGGTCACGTTCGCGGATCGCCCCGAGGTTCTGGCGGAATTCACCCGCTCCGTGGAGGACATGCAGAACAAGCTGGTGTTCACCGTGCCCAAGGGTCGCACCGCGCTGCTCGATGCCATCTACCTCGGCGTCACCAAGATGCGTGACGGCCAATACGCCAAGAAAGCTCTCCTAATCATTTCCGACGGCGGCGACAATCGCAGCCGCTACACCGAGGGGGAGATCGAGGACATGGTCAAGGAAGCCGACGTACAGATCTACGCGATTGGCATCTTCGATCTTTTCCCCACCACCCCGGAGGAGCGCACCGGTCCGTCCACGCTGGCTTCCATCTCCGAGGTCACCGGAGGCCGAACATTCACCATCAACAGCCCCAATGACTTGGCGGATGTCGCTACGAAGATCGGCATCGAGTTGCGTAATCAGTACGTGCTCGGATACAAACCCACCGATGCCTCGCGCAACGGCAAGTGGCGTAAGATCAAGGTGAAGCTAGTTCCGCCCAAAGGACTGCCGCCGCTGCAGGTCTATGCCAAGTCTGGATACTATGCACCGTCGGAGTAG
- a CDS encoding DUF1015 domain-containing protein, protein MAVRALATIAVSISMARVFPFRALRYDSRKVSPADVLTQPYDKITPEMQERYYQLSPYNLVRIELGHSQASDNERDNVYIRAAAFFREWRDQGVLLPDPEPSMYAYWQRFRVPGNEAEQERRGVIVAGALEDYGRGVVFRHEQTHSAPKADRLNLLRATGAYFGQLFLLYGDPEREIDAVLEPKQEPDVTLRDEYGVEHRLWRIADPGVIQCVQRKLADKPLIIADGHHRYETALQYRDEQRAANPKAGPDAPFERTMMTLVNMDAPGLVILPTHRVIHGLERFHTEDLIRGARAWFDIHGVSQEPLEPSRAVRLLAEAGQEETAVLAATSQGSFLLRARAGAVKETLQGIPARQRALDVVQVHKLLIERVLGVSEEQVRALEHVRYVRDAGTALSEVQRDANVAFLMNPVRMEQVRDIALAGEVLPQKSTDFYPKLLSGLTIYALD, encoded by the coding sequence GTGGCCGTCAGGGCGCTTGCTACAATCGCAGTGTCGATCTCGATGGCTCGTGTCTTCCCTTTCCGCGCGCTGCGCTACGACTCCAGGAAGGTTTCTCCCGCGGACGTCTTAACGCAGCCGTACGACAAGATCACGCCGGAAATGCAGGAGCGGTACTACCAACTCAGCCCCTACAACCTGGTACGAATTGAACTTGGGCACAGCCAAGCCAGCGACAACGAGCGCGATAACGTGTACATACGGGCGGCGGCCTTTTTTCGCGAGTGGCGCGACCAGGGCGTGCTTCTTCCGGACCCGGAACCTTCCATGTATGCATACTGGCAGCGCTTCCGGGTGCCCGGAAACGAGGCAGAACAGGAGCGCCGTGGCGTGATTGTCGCCGGCGCGCTTGAGGATTATGGCCGAGGGGTCGTGTTCCGGCACGAGCAAACACACTCGGCCCCGAAGGCCGATCGCCTAAACCTGCTGAGGGCGACGGGCGCGTACTTCGGTCAGCTTTTCCTGTTATATGGCGATCCCGAGCGAGAGATTGATGCTGTCCTGGAGCCGAAGCAGGAACCCGACGTAACATTGAGGGATGAGTATGGCGTAGAGCACCGGCTGTGGCGCATCGCGGACCCCGGTGTGATCCAGTGCGTACAACGGAAGCTGGCTGATAAACCGCTCATCATTGCTGATGGACATCACCGCTACGAGACGGCGCTCCAGTATCGTGACGAGCAGCGTGCGGCCAACCCTAAAGCCGGACCGGACGCTCCTTTTGAACGCACGATGATGACCCTGGTAAATATGGACGCGCCGGGCCTGGTAATTTTGCCGACGCATCGCGTCATTCATGGACTGGAGCGTTTCCACACCGAAGACCTGATTCGCGGAGCGCGAGCCTGGTTCGATATTCACGGCGTGAGCCAGGAACCGCTGGAGCCGAGCCGTGCGGTCAGGCTGCTCGCCGAGGCCGGCCAGGAGGAGACGGCAGTCCTGGCAGCGACTTCCCAAGGGAGTTTCCTGTTGCGGGCTCGCGCCGGGGCAGTGAAGGAGACACTGCAAGGGATCCCGGCGCGACAGAGAGCGCTGGACGTGGTACAGGTTCACAAGTTGCTGATCGAGCGGGTGCTTGGTGTCTCCGAAGAGCAGGTACGAGCGCTTGAGCACGTCCGCTACGTACGGGACGCGGGCACAGCTCTGTCCGAGGTGCAGCGCGACGCCAACGTGGCTTTCCTGATGAATCCCGTGCGCATGGAACAGGTGCGCGACATCGCGCTGGCCGGCGAGGTGCTGCCGCAAAAATCCACGGACTTCTATCCCAAGCTGCTGAGCGGGTTGACCATTTATGCGCTGGATTAG
- a CDS encoding N-acetylmuramoyl-L-alanine amidase: MALTLLVAVGAAMLRAPSWQQQRLSVYTPKARYSIEVLERDGRQYVDLLELLRPLGRVGAVHEKKLWKVEFGEIRGEFTEGKNTGLFAGSVVKLESKFAAEGNRPLIPVEDAARLISRALDLRVDDHEAGRRIFAGNVATRFTAELRKGETSELVLSFSEPVHPEILAGQDGLRLDFANDPLVSQQKKFRFDDKTIGAVTFSEVNGAAVLIITGSGRLLAEAGGDGKTLIVRRDPNQPVMALGRAPEIRAAPEPPASLSGLPPGQDSTAALSPLVQAPIVLPPLPPPGVRPRFLVIVDAAHGGEERGALLASDLEEKHVVLALARRLRQELAARGVQSAMVREYDVTLPMEARAVLANASHAAVYLTLHAGAEGRGVRLYTSMLTPTAPERSLFLPWETAQAGYVERSRMLAGAVNGEMEKQKIAVLKTAAPLRPLNNIAAAAIAVELAPRDGDVRTLESASYQQAVAVALAQAVAAARVGLEQTP, translated from the coding sequence ATGGCGCTGACGCTGCTCGTGGCTGTGGGCGCGGCCATGTTGCGCGCGCCTTCATGGCAGCAGCAACGGCTCTCGGTGTACACGCCCAAAGCGCGGTACAGCATTGAGGTCCTGGAACGGGATGGGCGCCAGTACGTGGACCTGCTCGAGCTGCTGCGGCCCCTGGGGCGTGTGGGCGCCGTTCACGAGAAGAAACTGTGGAAGGTGGAGTTCGGCGAGATCCGCGGTGAGTTCACTGAGGGCAAGAACACGGGCCTGTTTGCCGGCAGCGTAGTAAAGCTGGAATCCAAGTTCGCAGCGGAAGGCAACCGGCCGCTCATTCCGGTGGAGGACGCGGCGCGGCTTATCTCCCGCGCGCTCGACTTGAGAGTGGACGACCACGAGGCCGGCCGTCGAATTTTTGCCGGGAACGTGGCCACGCGCTTTACCGCGGAACTGCGCAAGGGCGAGACCAGCGAACTGGTGCTGAGCTTCTCCGAGCCGGTGCATCCCGAGATCTTGGCGGGACAAGACGGATTGCGGCTGGACTTTGCCAACGACCCGCTCGTTTCCCAGCAGAAGAAGTTCCGCTTCGACGACAAGACGATCGGAGCCGTGACCTTCAGCGAGGTCAATGGTGCCGCTGTCCTGATCATTACCGGGTCGGGCCGGTTGTTGGCGGAGGCCGGGGGCGACGGCAAGACACTGATCGTACGCCGTGACCCGAACCAGCCCGTGATGGCACTTGGGAGGGCTCCGGAGATCCGGGCCGCGCCTGAGCCCCCGGCTTCGCTCAGCGGCCTGCCGCCGGGACAAGACTCCACCGCAGCGCTTTCGCCACTGGTCCAGGCGCCGATCGTGTTGCCCCCGTTGCCGCCTCCAGGAGTGCGTCCGCGCTTCCTGGTGATCGTGGATGCCGCGCACGGCGGCGAAGAGCGGGGAGCGCTGCTGGCGAGCGACCTGGAGGAGAAGCACGTGGTGCTGGCACTGGCGAGGCGCCTGCGTCAGGAACTGGCGGCACGCGGCGTCCAGTCCGCCATGGTGCGCGAGTATGACGTCACCCTGCCCATGGAGGCGCGGGCCGTGTTGGCCAACGCTTCCCACGCTGCGGTCTACCTCACGCTGCACGCCGGTGCCGAAGGCCGCGGTGTGCGGCTCTACACTTCCATGCTGACGCCCACGGCACCGGAGCGCAGCTTGTTCCTTCCCTGGGAGACCGCACAGGCCGGCTATGTGGAGCGCAGCCGCATGCTTGCCGGGGCGGTGAACGGGGAGATGGAGAAACAGAAGATCGCGGTGCTTAAGACGGCGGCGCCTCTGCGGCCGTTGAACAACATTGCGGCGGCGGCCATCGCCGTGGAGTTGGCCCCGCGTGATGGGGACGTACGCACGCTGGAATCCGCCTCCTACCAACAGGCGGTAGCCGTTGCGCTGGCCCAGGCGGTGGCCGCGGCACGCGTCGGTCTGGAGCAGACGCCATGA
- a CDS encoding GerMN domain-containing protein, with the protein MIPRHLAIAVALLVVASVVLGSYMLRLQQQQRERATELELERPVAPPVAGREEPVVLVLAYDDEGVVRREHKTIVVPEETGARAREILRALLAHYQQKPSPHPLDPGADVRDAFLVRGDLAVIDMTAAFADGHRSGVLVETLTVVSMVDTLTANLPTIRRVKFLVDGRERETLAGHFDLIAVHDAASVRGLIEEVR; encoded by the coding sequence ATGATTCCGAGGCATCTTGCCATCGCCGTGGCGCTGCTGGTGGTGGCCAGCGTCGTTCTGGGATCCTACATGCTCCGGCTGCAGCAGCAGCAACGGGAACGGGCCACCGAATTGGAGCTGGAGCGCCCGGTGGCTCCGCCGGTGGCCGGGCGCGAAGAGCCGGTCGTCCTGGTCCTTGCGTATGACGACGAGGGCGTCGTGCGGCGCGAACACAAGACCATCGTCGTGCCCGAGGAAACCGGAGCACGGGCACGTGAGATCCTGCGCGCGCTACTGGCACACTACCAACAAAAGCCTTCGCCTCATCCCCTGGACCCGGGCGCGGACGTGCGGGACGCTTTCCTGGTGCGCGGCGACCTGGCGGTCATCGACATGACCGCGGCTTTCGCGGACGGGCATCGATCGGGTGTTCTGGTCGAAACCCTCACCGTGGTTTCGATGGTGGACACGCTGACGGCAAATCTTCCCACCATCCGGCGGGTGAAGTTTCTGGTCGACGGACGCGAGCGCGAAACCCTGGCCGGCCACTTCGACCTGATCGCGGTGCACGACGCAGCCAGCGTCCGTGGACTGATCGAGGAGGTCCGGTGA
- the murI gene encoding glutamate racemase, with amino-acid sequence MTARHPVLGVFDSGFGGLTVLEALRRRIPEADFLYFGDTARLPYGTKSAETVARYAIAAARFLEDRGAEMLVVACNTASALALEPITRAMRIGVVGVVAPGAERAARASRSRKAVVIATEATVASHAYRTVLATHGVQAYEKACPLLVPLVEEGWTEHPVTEQVARIYLEEAFGDESRGADVLLLGCTHYPLLQPLIARVLAGVPADSVAIVDSADSTADVVAQALRVHPLPPPSPEPERRNAPRVKCFATDSVEKFRRIGERFVGHRLEDVTHVDLGG; translated from the coding sequence GTGACGGCTCGGCACCCGGTGCTGGGAGTCTTCGACTCCGGCTTCGGCGGGTTGACCGTGCTCGAAGCCTTGCGGCGGCGTATCCCGGAAGCCGACTTCCTTTATTTCGGAGATACCGCGCGCCTGCCCTACGGGACCAAGTCTGCGGAAACGGTGGCGCGCTATGCCATCGCGGCAGCGCGCTTCCTTGAGGACCGTGGTGCCGAGATGCTGGTGGTGGCTTGCAATACGGCCAGCGCGCTGGCGCTGGAACCCATCACGCGGGCAATGCGGATCGGGGTGGTAGGCGTAGTGGCGCCGGGCGCGGAACGGGCTGCGCGCGCCTCGCGATCACGAAAGGCCGTGGTCATCGCAACCGAAGCCACCGTAGCCAGCCATGCCTACCGCACGGTGCTGGCGACGCATGGTGTCCAGGCGTACGAAAAGGCCTGCCCGTTGCTGGTCCCGCTGGTAGAAGAAGGATGGACCGAACACCCGGTGACCGAGCAGGTGGCGCGTATCTATCTGGAGGAAGCGTTCGGAGATGAGTCACGCGGCGCGGACGTGCTGCTGCTCGGGTGCACACACTATCCGCTATTGCAACCGCTCATCGCGAGAGTGCTGGCAGGCGTGCCGGCGGATAGCGTCGCCATCGTGGATTCGGCGGATTCCACAGCGGATGTGGTCGCGCAAGCATTGCGCGTCCATCCCCTGCCGCCGCCGTCGCCCGAACCCGAACGTCGCAACGCGCCACGGGTGAAGTGCTTCGCCACGGATTCGGTGGAGAAGTTCCGTCGGATCGGAGAGCGCTTCGTGGGACACCGGCTGGAAGATGTCACCCATGTGGACCTGGGAGGGTAA